One Danio rerio strain Tuebingen ecotype United States chromosome 7, GRCz12tu, whole genome shotgun sequence genomic window, GTGGGTTGTGACTGCTGCTCACTGCAACGTCAGGTAAGACAGCATTGACGCTTTGTTTCTCCATCATGCAATGAATTTAAGACGTATGTGCAAATTTGAGAGTAAAATAGTCAAATCTTTTTATTAGGACCTCTCACCGTGTCATCCTGGGTGAGCATGATCGTTCCTCCAATGCTGAGCCCATTCAGACCATGACCGTTGGAAAGGTATGGTGAACTCTAAAAAATGCTAGGTCATTGTTACTCCATGTtgggtcaaatttagataaatccaacagttgggttaaaacGTGTCATTTACATGGTTtaaatgttgggtttgtccatatttaacccaatgCTGGGTTAGGACAAACAGAGTGGATATTATAAGTAACACACTTATGTCAATTAGATAATAATTTAACACAGATGAGAAATCTGCTGCTGCAAGACAGGATAATTGGTCAATGGAATGCTTACATGTCCATATTTTCTTTACAAAGGTTTTCAAGCATCCTAATTTCAACATGTTCACCATCAACAATGACATCCTGCTGATCAAGCTGGCCACTCCTGCTAAGATCAACACTCATGTGTCTCCTGTGTGTCTCGCCGAGACCAACGACAACTTCCCTGGTGGCATGAAGTGTGTGACCTCCGGATGGGGCCTGACCAAACACAATggtataaatattttcaaaatttgAGTCACATTTATTATCTTATCTGTAAAAATGAAAGTTTGGTGgtttaaaattgtataaatatgtaATCATATTTTTTATGCTTACTGTATAATATTTCATTGTATGCATAACATATCTTTATGTTACCATATTTCAAACTTAACCTTTTTAGGTTAATTATCCAATTAATTCTCTATAATCGTGAATCATTTTCTTTCGTGCAAGctttcaaacacatttttgtaacttttttttagcTCCTGATACCCCTGCCCTGCTCCAGCAGGCCGCTCTGCCTCTGCTGACCAATGAAGACTGCAAACGCTTCTGGGGAAACAAAATCACTGATCTAATGGTCTGTGCTGGAGCATCTGGTGCTTCTTCCTGCATGGTAAGTCCTTCTGTTTTTCTCAGTTTACCTCTCTATTTGTCAAGTTTTCAAACACGGTATATATCTGACTTATATTTTGCCTGTTTCAGGGTGACTCTGGTGGTCCTCTGGTGTGTCAGAAAGATGGAGTCTGGACTCTGGTTGGTATCGTGTCCTGGGGTAGCAGCGTTTGCTCCACCAGTTCTCCCGGTGTTTACGCCCGCGTCACCAAGCTCCGTGCCTGGGTTGACCAGACCATCACTGCAAACTAAATCACCAAGCTAATGTTCATGGTCATAATGTTCATCAATAAagctttattttgaaaaaaaagaaaacaccctGCTTGTTATTATGCTTTAAAGTAATTTACAAtagacatttaatttatttgagtgatttttattgtgttttactaatataaaaacaacaatcagACAGAACATTTTTTGGGATAATTGttcaaaaatgtctaaaatactagTGATATAGTTATTCATGATCATCTGCAAAACTAGGTAACAAAGAGTCTACAAATGCGTAAACTCTAACCCAGATTT contains:
- the ctrb.2 gene encoding chymotrypsinogen B, tandem duplicate 2 precursor (The RefSeq protein has 3 substitutions compared to this genomic sequence) — translated: MAFVWILLCLALIGTAYGCGVPAIPPVITGYARIVNGEEAVPHSWPWQVSLQDSTGFHFCGGSLINEWWVVTAAHCNVRTSHRVILGEHDRSSNAESIQTMTVGKVFKHPNFNMFTINNDILLIKLATPAKINTHVSPVCLAETNDNFPGGMKCVTSGWGLTKHNAPDTPALLQQAALPLLTNEDCKRFWGNKITDLMVCAGASGASSCMGDSGGPLVCQKDGVWTLVGIVSWGSSVCSPSSPGVYARVTKLRAWVDQTITAN